The Bacteroidota bacterium genome segment TGCGCAAGAGCCTGCGGCCGGAGTTTTTGAACCGTATCGACGAGTTGATCATGTTTGAACCACTTAGCCGCGAAAATGTGGAAGAAATTGTGCGTATTCAGTTTGAGCAGATTGTGGAACGCGCTGCAGACAACCACATCCGCCTCACGGCCACACCCGAAGCCATTGAATGGCTGGCCGAACTGGGCTACGATCCGCAATACGGCGCACGGCCTGTAAAACGCCTCATGCAGAAGAAAGTGCTCAACGAACTTTCCAGGCAGATTCTGGCCGCCAATGTACAGGCCGGGCAACATGTGGTGGTGGATGTGTTTGAACGCGAAATTGTGTTCCGCGCACCGGTGGAAAAGGAACTTGAGAAAGTGTAATGCAAAGGATAAACTTTCTTTTACTCTGTATGCTGGCAGGCATCGCTGCCTGCGGAGTGCCTGAAAACAGGACACGAAGCACATCTTTACCCGACAGCACGGTCACACACTGGCAGCCGCTCACCGATTCGGGGGCGGCTGTTTACGTGGAATTCGGGTACAATGCTGCCGGTAATGATTCGGTAAAGTGGGGAAATGCTGAATTTTCGCGCATTGAAAAGCTAAGCAGTCTTACCGGCGGGCGGGCGTATGAATATCCACCTCAACTACTTTGGCAAAACAACGATTTCGTGTGCCTGATGACCAATGCCGACGGCCCGTTTTCCGAACATCTCTTTTTGCCGGCCGAACGTGCAGCCTCTCCCCGCTTCTTTGCTTCGGATATTGAGTATATAGACACCACATTCAATTTCGTACTCACAATCGACTCAGTTTCCGAAAACGGGAATACGCATTGTTTGTATTGGAAAATTTCGTCACTGCCAGAAAGTGAAAGCCTCACATTCAGTACCCTGGTTCAGCCCAACTGCACTGTTTATCCCTGGCATGGCGAAATAAGGCGTAATGGCGAAAGAGTGATAATTGATGATTGTGTCGGGAAAACTGCCACTGAAGTGGCAATAAGGCAGTTTTTGGCAGACAAAGCCTGCGTGGATTGATCAGGAATTGATAAACATTGGTTTAATGAATGATTAATCACAAAAGGTGTTAACAGCATACCAAAAGGGCCTGATGTTTGTTGTATTAATGAACAGTCAGTTGATCCCGAACTAAATTTTATTATTCACATATTATCGTTTTACCGTTATGAAACGCACCAAATCAAACCAACCAGTTGCAGTAGCCGAAGGCCGCCGCATCAAACTCAAAATTGACTCACGCACCGTAATTGTGGTTCGTAGCCAGGCCGCTGTGGAAATGTGGCTTAAACGTTTTCCCGCCGCACAGGTAGTTGAATAATCACTTCATTCAAAATGCACTTACATCCCCCCGAAAACGGCAGTTACCTCAAGAATAAAGGTTACTGCCGTTTTCCATTCATAAAACCCGCAAAATCCGCCCGACCGGCAATAACGTACATTCATCGGTAAGGCTTCACAGCTTGAAGAAAAGCCCGAACCTAAGCTGCACAAATGGCGTTTATTTGAATAAAATTTCAAAACAATGATGCGGCCTTTAGTGTTACCAGTAAAACCCACTATCATGAAATCAAAAAGTCGTAAACCCGTAATGCACAAAGCCTACGAAGGGCAAACCATCAAACTGCGTGTGGATAACAAAACTACTATTGTGGTACGCACCCAGAAAGCACTTGAAATGTGGATGGAACGTTATCCCCAGGCTCAGGTAGTAGCATAAAAAAATCCGCCGCCCTACAGGCCGCGGATTTTTGATTTAAGGTTTAATGCCGTTATTCGATCAGTTCGTCTATCGCATCCATTTTCTCCTCAGTAAATGCACCTGAGGTAGCATATACAATTTTCCCTTCCTTATCGAGCAAAAAGATATACGGCTTCTTTTTGTCAGTCATTTTCAGTTTGTCCTTGTAGCTGTCCACCTCGCCTTTGTAAATCAGAATATGCGGCTGAATATCGGCCTGAACTTCTGTTTTCATGCGTTTTTTGGCACTTTCTGCGGCTGAGGCCTTAGCACCGGTAAACATGGGTACGAAATACAGGTTTACATCAAACGCATCATCCATTAAACCGGTTTTGGCAATAAACTTATCGTAAGCCGGTTCGTACCAGGTTTGGAGATCGGGTTCGGCATCTTCCGACCAGGAAAGGCAGATGAGTGTAAATTTACCTTTGACATCGGCCGGCAGCGATACGTTTTTGTCCTTCAGGCTTTCGGCTTTCATATCGGGGAAAATGCTTCCTACGGGGGCATCGGCCAGCGAAACACTGGTCAAAAACGCGGTTGCAAACAGGAGTGCTTTCATTCGTGAATAAGTTTCTGATTTACGAATGTAACGCAAAATCCATACCGCGTATTTTTGCAGGTAATGAAACCGCTGTTATTTGCATTAACCCTGCTGCTTTTTGCCATTTCCTGCAAAAGCAAAAAATCAGGCTCCGGCTATGTACCGCCAGCCACCACAACCACCGCCACTCCGCCCCCCAAGCCCCCGGTTAAGCCCGAGCCGAACGACATGCGCATTGTCATTCACGAAGAAATGCTCAACAAAATGCTGGCCGCGCTGGGCAACATCAGCGGCAAGGAGCCCTACTCGGCCCTGCTCATGAAAGACACCTGCTACTGGACGCTCATCGGCCCAAAAATCCGCCTCCATCCCGGCAAAGCCGATTTCGAAACCAATGTAAACGTAAAAGCCGGCCCGTTCAACTATACCACGCCCGTAAAAGGCAATGTGGCCGTAACTTACGACCGGATCAAAAACGTGATTAACGTAAAAATTGAATCGGCCGTAATGGAACTTTACACCAAAGTACTCGGCAAAAAAATCCACATCAAAGACATTGACCTTGCCGACCAGTTTACCGAGCCTTTTACGTTTGACGGCCCCACCGCCACCGAAAGCGAAATGGAATTTCCCATGCCCGACGGCACTACAAAAGTGGTAGTAATGCGCACCAGCGACTGCGACCTGAGCGTGGTGGAAGACATGATTCTTGTGCCTTGTGAAATGGAGTTTTTGCCCAAACCGGCTGCAAAGCCTGCTCCCAAGCCAGCGCCTAAAAAGTAAGGCTTTACTTCCCCAGTGCTTTCTTGTAATTCTCCAAACAGCGGTTGCGCGCAAACGTGTGCTCTACCATGGGTTTCGGGTAAGCGGCGGTGCCCCATTCCGGCACCCATTTTTTGATATAGGCAAACTGCTTGTCGAATTTTTCCTGCTGCGAGGTGGGATTGAAGATGCGGAAGTAAGGCGCAGCATCGGTTCCGGTGCCTGCGGCCCACTGCCAGCCGCCGTTGTTGGAGGCCAGCTCAAAATCAATAAGTTTTGCCGCGAAATAAGCCTCGCCCCAGCGCCAGTCCATAAACAAATGCTTGGTGAGGAAGCAGGCCGTAATCATGCGCACGCGGTTGTGCATAAAACCGGTGGCATTGAGTTCGCGCATGCCGGCATCCACAATAGGATAACCTGTGCGGCCTTCGCACCAGCGTTTAAAGTCGGCCTCATCGGTGCGCCATTCAATGCGGTCGTATTCCTTTTTGAAAGCGCCGCCTACCACGTGCGGAAAATGCCAGATGATTTGCTGGTAAAATTCGCGCCAGATGAGTTCGTTGGTCCAGTGCTCGCTCAGCGGCAGCGCCTGCGCCACAAGGCTGCGGATGCTTACCGTGCCAAAGCGGAGATGCACGCTCAGCCGCGAGGTAGCGGGCAACGATGGAATATCGCGGCGTTCGGAGTAATGTTTGAGCAGGTCGGCGGTAACGGTTTTGGCGGGAAATGCTTCGGGCATATCAGCAAAACCCATTTCCTGCAGCGGAATAAGCGGTTTGGCAGGATGCTTCAGGAAATTGCCGAAGTATTTTTGGTTGGGATAGGGTTTGAGGTAAAAATCGGTAAGCGTGGCGCGCCAGCGGTTTTTGTAGGGTGTAAACACGGTGTAAGGCTTGCCGTCGTCTTTGGTCACTTCGTTTTTCTCGAAAATTACCTGGTCTTTGGCAAGATGAAAACCAACGCCGTTTGCGGTAAGCATTTCGCCAATGGCTTTGTCGCGCTGGCGGGCATACGGTTCATAATCGCGGTTGGTATAAACAACTTTTATATTGAATTCGCGCAGGAGCTGCGGCCACACTTCGGCTGGTTTTCCGTAGCGGGTAATAAGCACACTGCCCAAAGCAGCCAGTTCATCAGCCAAATCCTGAAGGGCGCGGTGAATAAACACCAGCCTGCGGTCAGACTTATCCTCTAGTTTATCGAGAATTTCGCGGTCGAAAATAAATACCGCCAGCACAGGTTTTCCGCTTTTCAGGGCATGATACAAACCGGCATTGTCATTGAGCCGCAAATCGCGGCGAAACCAGAAAGCGGTTACTTCCGGTGTATGTGCAGACATAAATTCAGCGTTTCAACTGTTTTCGGGTTACAACAGCGTTGTTGCCATTGAACTTTAACTCCCAGTTTTCGTCGAAAATCTGCGGAAGATAGCGGCGGTAAAGCAGGCTGCGCTGCGAAGATTTATCTTCAGTTTCGCCCTCTTTGGGAATTCCGGTAAACTCGTAGCACACCATTTTGGGATGTTCCTGCATAAAAATGCGCACCACCTCCGAAATGGTATTCATTACCCGAAATACCTCACCACGATTGGTTTCCACATACTCTTCTCCGTCAAACTCGTCGTTTATTACCCCAAAAACAATTGTAGCATGCAAAATGTTGTCCTGCCTGCGGCCAAAACGCACTTCATACTCAATACCGCTGTCGGTAGTAAAAAAATACAAACCTGCCGAACTTATGGCCGGACGCAAAATGGGGTACAACGCTGCATTCATTTCCTTCTCGGTGAATTCTATACTTTTATTTGCAGGGGACACTGAGTAAAAGTACTATTTAGATTGCTATCCCCGTTTATTCACCGAAAAAACCCCGGATCGAAAATGAATTTAGGCACTCTTTTAGGCTTTCTGGCGATAATGTGTGCTTCTGCGCTCTCTGCTCAAAAACTTCAACGAGATACTATTGCCGTGCTTCCCGGAGTGGGTCCTACGGTAGCTTTTGAAAGAAGGTTTGACGGCAAAATTAAACAGGTTGGGCCTGATAAATTTATCTGTGAACTGGC includes the following:
- a CDS encoding deoxyribodipyrimidine photo-lyase → MSAHTPEVTAFWFRRDLRLNDNAGLYHALKSGKPVLAVFIFDREILDKLEDKSDRRLVFIHRALQDLADELAALGSVLITRYGKPAEVWPQLLREFNIKVVYTNRDYEPYARQRDKAIGEMLTANGVGFHLAKDQVIFEKNEVTKDDGKPYTVFTPYKNRWRATLTDFYLKPYPNQKYFGNFLKHPAKPLIPLQEMGFADMPEAFPAKTVTADLLKHYSERRDIPSLPATSRLSVHLRFGTVSIRSLVAQALPLSEHWTNELIWREFYQQIIWHFPHVVGGAFKKEYDRIEWRTDEADFKRWCEGRTGYPIVDAGMRELNATGFMHNRVRMITACFLTKHLFMDWRWGEAYFAAKLIDFELASNNGGWQWAAGTGTDAAPYFRIFNPTSQQEKFDKQFAYIKKWVPEWGTAAYPKPMVEHTFARNRCLENYKKALGK